In the Elusimicrobiota bacterium genome, CGCGGCCGGAACCCGGTCCTTTCCCCCACTACCCATGTCGCAAGATCGAAGACGAGGCGTCCGAGCGCGGAGTGCCGGTCCTCCCGGGCGTGGACCTGTCCGATCCCACTCAAACGGCGCGCCTCGCAGACCTCGGTGCGGACCTCCTGGTGGTCGGATCCTTCCGCAAGATCCTGCCTGCCGCGGTCATCGCCCTCCCCGGACTCGGGGCCATCAACGTCCACCCCTCGCTGCTTCCTCGCTATCGAGGAGCGACCCCGACCGTGTGGGCCATCCTCAACGGCGAGACCGAGACGGGAGTCACGGTCCACTTCATCGAAGACGAGCGGCTCGACGCCGGACCGGTCATCGTCCAGCGGCGCATCGCCCTGACGTCAGAGGACACCGACGGGAGTCTGCGCCGCCGACTGGCGGAACTCGCACGCGCGCTCGTCCCGGAAGCCGTCGCGGCCGTCGTCGCGCGTCCGCGAAAAGATTTCTCTCCTCAAGACGAATCGAAGAGCAGCTGGTTCCCCAAACGGACCCTGGCCGATGCTCAGCTCGACCCGTCTCGACCGCTGCCGGAACTCCGACGGCGCATCCGGGCCATGTCGCCATGGCCCGGAGCCCGGCTGCGTCAGGAAGAACGGGAATACATCGTGACCGAGGTGAACGAAGTGAACACGTCGGAACCGCACCCGCAAGGGCTGCAGGGAACTTCGGTCCTCCGCCTTCGCAACGGAAGCCGGACGCTGTCCTTCATGACCGCGCATGAAGCGTAAATCGACGAAGCCGGTCCTGGCGCATACGCGACGATCCTACGGGCTCCGGCCGCAAGCCCGCGAGTTTCCGATGATGTGCGTCCTTTCCTTCGTCTACGCCTGCAACGCCCGCTGTCCCAACTGTCCCTACACGAACTCCTCGATCCGCAAAACCTACAAGGACGCGCTCTTCATGGACGCGGACATCTTCCGGAAGATCGCGGACGAATGCGGGAGATACGGCGCCTGGATCCGCCTATCCGGAGGCGGCGAACCCATGCTCCACCCCCAAGTCCTCCCGCTCATCGAATATGCCAAGGGACGAGGAGCCAAGATCGGGCTCATCACCAACGGATCGCGGTTCACGGATGCGAACTCCCGCCGCCTGCTCCGGGCGGGCGTGGACATGATCGAGTTCAGCGTCGACGCGTCGGATGCGGAGACCTACGCCAAGGTCCGCCCCGGCCTCGACTGGAAGCGTCTGGTGCTCAACGTACGACGCATGGCGCGACTGAGGAACAGGCTGCGAGCCCGTACCAAGATCATCGCCAGCGCCGTCAATCAAGTCGGCGTGGACGCGGAGCGGGTCGCCGCGTTCTGGAGGCCCATCGTCGACGAGTTCCAGAAGCGAAAATATCTGACCTGGGGGATCAACGACCCCGCCCGCTCGGCCGATCCGGCTCCCTATCTTCCTCCCGAACAGCGCGTGCCCTGCCCGTTCCTCTTCGAACGGCTCAACATCGATTCCCGCGGGAAGGTGATGATGTGCGGCCTGGATATCGCGGGCGACACGGACATGGGAGATGCACGAAGGCGCTCCATCGCGGAGATCTGGCGAGGCGCCGCCTTCGAGCGCTTGCGTGAGCTTCATCTCTCTGGACGCGGACGGAAGATCCCCCTGTGCCGGGACTGCCCCGATTGGAAATACCGTTCCTGGAAGCACAACTACTGGAAGCTCGTACGAAGAGCCGCCTATCGGCGCGGGAACCGGCTTGGACGCCCGCTCTCCCGCGAGAAGGCGTGACCCCATGGTGATCGGCATCCTGCAGCCCGGATACATCCCCTGGCTGGGATTCTTCGAGCAGCTCCATCGCAGCGACGTGTTCGTCCTGTACGACGACGTCCAGTACGACAAGAACGGCTGGCGCAACCGCAACCGCATCAAGACTCCCACCGGACCGCAATGGCTGACCGTGCCCGTGTCCTTTGATTTCTCCGCGCACCCCGCCATCAACGCCGTGCGCATCAACAATCAGACCGATTGGCGCCGCAAGCACCTCTTGTCCCTCCGCCAGAACTATTCCCAGGCCGCGTTCTTCCGGGACTACGTCGGCATCTTCGAAGAGGCCTACGCCCGGTCCTGGGAAAAACTCGTCGACCTCGACCTGCATCTCTTGCGGGAGCTGGCCGGCGCGCTGGGTCTGGGGCATAAGCGCGTCCTGCTCTCCTCCTCGCTCGGCATCCCCGGCGAAAGAGTGGAACGCCTCATCAATACATGCAAACATCTCGGGGCGGACACCTTCTATGAAGGCGCCGCCGGACGAGACTACATGCATCCCTCCGACTTCGCCGCCCACGGCATCACGCTCGAGTTCCAGGACTACGCGCACCCGACCTATCGACAGCTCCACGGCGCCTTCATCCCGTACCTGTCGGTCGTCGACCTGCTGTTCAACTGCGGCCGAGACAGTCTGGATATACTGATCGGCCGAAAACCAGGGGCAACCATATGAGCACCCGAAAGACCATCCTCGTCACAGGCGGAGCCGGCTTCATGGGAAGCAACTTCGTCAAGCACATCTTCCGCAAGTACCCGGATTATCGGGTCATCGTACTGGATTCCCTGACCTATGCCGGCAGCGTCGAGAACCTTCCGGTGGACATCAACACCTCCCAGGACGAGCGGATCAGCTTCTGGTACGGCGACGTCCGCAACGGCGAACTCATGGACACCCTCGTCGAGCAGGCCGACGCAGTGGTCCACTTCGCGGCCGAGACGCACGTCACCCGCTCCATCTACGACAACCTCCTCTTCTTCGAGACGGACATCATCGGGACCCAGACCGTGGCCAACGCGGTGCTGAAGTACCGCTCCAAGGTCGAGCGCTTCATCCACATCTCCAGCTCGGAGGTCTACGGCACCGCGATCGCGCCCAAGATGGACGAGGACCATCCTCTGCTGCCTCTGAGTCCTTATGCGGCGGCCAAGGCCGGGGCCGACCGCCTCGTCTTTTCCTACTGGACGACCTATGAGCTCCCCGCGATCATCCTGCGGCCGTTCAACAACTACGGCCCTTACCAGCACCTTGAGAAGGCCGTGCCGCGCTTCATCACCAGCTGCATCCTCAACGACCCCATCCGCCTGCACGGCGACGGGAGCGCGGCGCGCGACTACGTCTACGTCCAGGACCTGTGCGCCGCCGTCGACCTGGCCCTGCACGCCGACATCGCGAAGGTCAAAGGCCAGATCTTCAACGTCGGCTCCGAGACCCACCGCTCGATGCTCTCCATCGCCCAGACCATCGTCAAAGCCATGGGCGCGAGCGAGTCCCTGATCACCTTCGTCGGAGACCGCCCCGGACAGGTCTTTCGGCATACGGCCGATGCCG is a window encoding:
- a CDS encoding dTDP-glucose 4,6-dehydratase, which translates into the protein MSTRKTILVTGGAGFMGSNFVKHIFRKYPDYRVIVLDSLTYAGSVENLPVDINTSQDERISFWYGDVRNGELMDTLVEQADAVVHFAAETHVTRSIYDNLLFFETDIIGTQTVANAVLKYRSKVERFIHISSSEVYGTAIAPKMDEDHPLLPLSPYAAAKAGADRLVFSYWTTYELPAIILRPFNNYGPYQHLEKAVPRFITSCILNDPIRLHGDGSAARDYVYVQDLCAAVDLALHADIAKVKGQIFNVGSETHRSMLSIAQTIVKAMGASESLITFVGDRPGQVFRHTADAAKIRRILGWKPAVSWEQGLRETVEWYRRNRDCWNKQLWMRAVPIITKTGKRELH
- a CDS encoding WbqC family protein; protein product: MVIGILQPGYIPWLGFFEQLHRSDVFVLYDDVQYDKNGWRNRNRIKTPTGPQWLTVPVSFDFSAHPAINAVRINNQTDWRRKHLLSLRQNYSQAAFFRDYVGIFEEAYARSWEKLVDLDLHLLRELAGALGLGHKRVLLSSSLGIPGERVERLINTCKHLGADTFYEGAAGRDYMHPSDFAAHGITLEFQDYAHPTYRQLHGAFIPYLSVVDLLFNCGRDSLDILIGRKPGATI
- a CDS encoding methionyl-tRNA formyltransferase, with product MAELRVLLFGMTGLGNGVLRGLLDIPSVRVTGVVCPRPEPGPFPHYPCRKIEDEASERGVPVLPGVDLSDPTQTARLADLGADLLVVGSFRKILPAAVIALPGLGAINVHPSLLPRYRGATPTVWAILNGETETGVTVHFIEDERLDAGPVIVQRRIALTSEDTDGSLRRRLAELARALVPEAVAAVVARPRKDFSPQDESKSSWFPKRTLADAQLDPSRPLPELRRRIRAMSPWPGARLRQEEREYIVTEVNEVNTSEPHPQGLQGTSVLRLRNGSRTLSFMTAHEA
- a CDS encoding radical SAM protein; amino-acid sequence: MMCVLSFVYACNARCPNCPYTNSSIRKTYKDALFMDADIFRKIADECGRYGAWIRLSGGGEPMLHPQVLPLIEYAKGRGAKIGLITNGSRFTDANSRRLLRAGVDMIEFSVDASDAETYAKVRPGLDWKRLVLNVRRMARLRNRLRARTKIIASAVNQVGVDAERVAAFWRPIVDEFQKRKYLTWGINDPARSADPAPYLPPEQRVPCPFLFERLNIDSRGKVMMCGLDIAGDTDMGDARRRSIAEIWRGAAFERLRELHLSGRGRKIPLCRDCPDWKYRSWKHNYWKLVRRAAYRRGNRLGRPLSREKA